In one window of Azoarcus olearius DNA:
- a CDS encoding histidine kinase, with amino-acid sequence MDLRVRLVVRLSGFALALLAGACLVVGLNLRQDVAEEMAASARLADLMLAIGQTQPAESIAGLIAAGELRHVQVTLDRSVLEQSPAQPPVPAPTSGADAVLLALFGWLLPSQADAAVRRIELAGGDGAALLIRAEPLSELREILRDAARLLGLLLLFAAGTVLAAWHAADRALRPVRALEDSLARLARGDTQTALPSFQLKEFRRIAGAIERLADSLAQSRAAERRLGRCLMEVQETERRELARELHDEFGQSLTAIGAAAAFVERHAAAAEPAQLAECARDIRGESGRMSAQVRGLLRQLRPHGLEGLGMLDALRELIAGWHQRLPGVALEVALPARLPALSAEAGLALYRTVQEALTNVLRHAAASRVDIALAADGNGLLLRVADDGCGRAAEVMRRAGGGLLGMRERAAMAGGEFRLEDRPGGGLVTLLRLTTMNGKEAPR; translated from the coding sequence GTGGATCTGCGGGTGCGCTTGGTCGTGCGGCTGTCGGGCTTTGCCCTGGCGCTGCTGGCGGGAGCCTGCCTGGTGGTGGGGCTCAATCTCAGGCAGGACGTGGCGGAGGAGATGGCGGCCTCGGCGCGTCTGGCCGACCTGATGCTGGCGATCGGGCAGACCCAGCCGGCGGAATCGATCGCCGGACTGATCGCCGCGGGCGAACTGCGCCATGTGCAGGTGACGCTCGATCGTTCAGTTTTGGAGCAGTCGCCGGCGCAGCCCCCTGTGCCGGCGCCGACCAGCGGTGCCGACGCGGTGCTGCTGGCGCTGTTCGGCTGGCTGCTGCCCTCGCAGGCGGACGCCGCAGTGCGCCGCATCGAGCTGGCCGGCGGCGACGGCGCCGCGCTGCTGATCCGGGCCGAACCCTTGTCCGAACTGCGCGAGATCCTGCGCGATGCCGCCCGCCTGCTCGGCCTGCTGCTGCTGTTCGCCGCCGGCACCGTGCTGGCCGCGTGGCATGCCGCCGACCGCGCGCTGCGCCCGGTGCGCGCGCTGGAGGACAGCCTCGCCCGGCTTGCCCGCGGTGACACGCAGACCGCGCTGCCGTCCTTCCAGCTCAAGGAGTTCCGCCGCATCGCCGGCGCCATCGAACGGCTGGCCGACAGCCTCGCGCAGTCGCGCGCGGCAGAACGCCGGCTCGGCCGCTGCCTGATGGAGGTGCAGGAAACCGAGCGGCGCGAACTCGCGCGCGAACTGCACGACGAGTTCGGCCAGTCGCTCACCGCCATCGGCGCCGCCGCCGCCTTTGTCGAACGCCATGCCGCCGCCGCCGAGCCGGCGCAGCTCGCCGAATGCGCGCGCGACATCCGCGGCGAATCGGGGCGCATGTCGGCCCAGGTTCGCGGCCTGCTGCGCCAGCTGCGGCCGCACGGCCTGGAGGGGCTGGGCATGCTCGATGCGCTGCGCGAACTCATCGCCGGCTGGCACCAGCGCCTGCCCGGCGTCGCGCTGGAGGTGGCGCTGCCGGCGCGGCTGCCGGCGCTGTCGGCGGAAGCGGGCCTCGCGCTCTACCGTACCGTGCAGGAGGCGCTCACCAACGTGCTGCGCCATGCCGCCGCCAGCCGGGTGGACATCGCGCTCGCCGCCGATGGCAATGGACTGCTGCTAAGGGTGGCCGACGACGGCTGCGGCCGCGCCGCCGAGGTGATGCGGCGCGCCGGCGGCGGTCTGCTCGGCATGCGCGAACGCGCCGCAATGGCGGGCGGCGAGTTCCGCCTGGAAGACCGCCCCGGCGGCGGATTGGTGACCCTGCTGCGCCTGACTACGATGAACGGGAAGGAGGCCCCGCGATGA
- a CDS encoding response regulator transcription factor — protein sequence MIRILLLDDHAVVRTGYRRLIDAEPGLQVVAEAATADEAYACVVGGGIDVAVVDLSLRGASGIEAIRRMLARDPGLRVLVLSMHDSPGYATQAMRAGALGYLTKNSEPDEMLDAIRAVAAGRRVLSAEIAQALAGAALDGEQLLTRLTPREFEVLRMAASGEPAACIADRMHLSQKTVLNHLSAIRQKLDADNDFKLLRLAARHGLVDLGAEAMC from the coding sequence ATGATCCGCATCCTGCTGCTCGACGACCATGCCGTGGTGCGTACCGGTTACCGCCGCCTGATCGACGCCGAGCCCGGCCTGCAGGTGGTGGCCGAGGCCGCCACCGCCGACGAGGCCTATGCGTGCGTGGTGGGCGGCGGCATCGACGTCGCGGTGGTGGATCTCAGCCTGCGGGGCGCCAGCGGCATCGAGGCCATCCGCCGCATGCTGGCGCGCGACCCCGGCCTGCGCGTGCTGGTGCTGTCGATGCACGACAGCCCGGGCTACGCCACCCAGGCGATGCGCGCCGGCGCGCTCGGCTATCTCACCAAGAACAGCGAACCGGACGAGATGCTGGACGCGATCCGCGCGGTGGCGGCGGGCCGGCGCGTGCTGTCGGCGGAGATTGCGCAGGCGCTGGCCGGCGCCGCGCTCGACGGCGAACAACTGCTGACGCGGCTGACCCCGCGCGAATTCGAGGTGCTGCGCATGGCCGCCAGCGGCGAACCCGCCGCCTGCATCGCCGACCGCATGCACCTCAGCCAGAAGACGGTGCTCAACCACCTCTCGGCGATCCGGCAGAAGCTGGATGCCGACAACGATTTCAAATTGCTCAGGCTGGCTGCGCGCCACGGCCTGGTAGACCTGGGGGCCGAAGCCATGTGCTGA